The genomic region GCGCTTCGTGACACTGCTCGATCTCGCCGGCATCTCCCGCCGCACCCGAGATCCGGAAGGCGCGCCGTTCCGCGAGCGCGGCTTCGACGTGCAGTTTCAGATCCCGATCTTCGACGGCGGAGAAGTGCGGGTGCGGCAGGCGGCGGAGACCTACAATTTCGCCTTCAACCGGCTGACCGAACGCGCCGTGAATGTACGCTCCGAGGCGCGCGATGCTTATCGGGTCTATCGCTCCGGCTACGACATCGCCAGCCACTATCAGCGCGAGATCATCCCCTTGCGAAAAATCATCACCGAGGAGATGCAGCTCCGCTTCTCCAGCATGCAGGTCGATATCTTCGCGCTGCTCACCGAGGCGCGGCAGCGGCTCGCGTCGCTGCGCGGTGCAATCGATGCCAGGCAAAGATTTTTCCTTGCCCAATCCGACTTGCAGACCGCCGTCAATGGCGGCGGCGCGCCTGCTGACGGCGACAATTCAACCACTCTCGCCGCGGCAGCGCCTGCCGATGGCGGTCACTGACATGGAGGCCAACATGTTTTCCCGCCGAGGATTTTTGGGTAGCGCCGCGCTCGCCGGCGCATCCGTCGTCAGCGGCCGCGCCCAGGCCGCCTCGATTCCGGAAGCCCCGCACATGGACAAGGTCGTAATGCAGCCGCCGCTGCACCCCGTCAGCGGGCCGGACTATCGACCCGTCGTCACGCTGAACGGCTGGTCGCTGCCGTTCCGGATGAACGGCGACTGGAAGGAATTCCATCTCGTTGCCGAGCCCGTGGTGCGCGAATTCGCCGAGGGCATGAAGGTGAATTTGTGGGGCTATAACGGCCAGTCACCGGGCCCGACGATCGAGGCCGTCGAGGGCGACAAGGTCCGCATCTTCGTGACCAACAGGCTGCCCGAATACACCACCGTGCACTGGCACGGCATGATCATTCCCAGCGGCATGGACGGTGTCGGCGGACTTACCCAGCCGCACATCCAGCCGGGAAAAACCTTCGTCTACGAGTTCGAGATGAGGAAGAGCGGGACCTTCATGTACCATCCGCATTCGGACGAGATGGTGCAGATGGCGATGGGCATGATGGGCATGGTCGTCGTGCATCCGCGCGACCCGAGCTTTCGGGCCGTGGACCGCGACTTCGTCTTCGTCATGAGCACCTATCGCGTCGATCCCGGCACTTATCTGCCGAAGGTCAACGAGATGACCGACTTCAACATGTGGACCTGGAATGCGCGGGTGTTTCCCGGCATCGATCCGCTGCCGGTCAGGCTCGGCGACAAGGTGCGCGTGCGCATCGGCAATCTCAGCATGACCAACCATCCGATCCATTTGCACGGCCACAGCTTTGCGGTGACCTGCACCGACGGCGGCTGGATTCCGGAGAGCGCGCAATATCCGGAGACGACGACGGACGTACCGGTCGGCGCTGTCAGGGTGTTCGACGTGCTCGCCGACAACCCCGGCGACTGGGCGTTCCACTGCCACAAGTCGCATCACACCATGAATGCGATGGGACACGACATGCGCAATATGATCGGGGTGTCGCGCAAGGATCTCGCCAAGGCGGTCGGCAAGCTCGCGCCTGACGGCATGGCGATGGGCTCGACCGGCATGGCGATGGGCAACATGGAGATGCCCGCGCCCGACAACACGCTGCCGATGATGACCGGCACCGGTCAGTTCGGCCCGATCGAGATGGGCGGCATGTTCACGGTGATGAAGATCCGCGAAGGCCTCGCGCGGGACGATTATCGCGATCCCGGCCCCTACCAATTCCCGCAGGGCACCGTCGCCTACGAGGTCACGCCGCCGGCCCCGGAGCCCGTGCGGCAACAACCAGGCGGACCGCCGATGAAGAACATGAAGATGTGAGCGTTTCGATGAACCACCACCAACTGGAGCTACCAATGAAGACGACGATCAAGCTCGGTCTCGCGCTGGCCGCGCTTTCCACCGCGCCGGCCTTGGCCCACGACCAGCACGGGCACGGCACCTTTTCGGCCGGCGAGCCCGGCGATCCCAAAAAGCCCGCGCGCACCATCGAGATCCTGCTGAACGAGATGGACTATGCCCCCGCCAGGATCGAGGTCAAACGCGGCGAGCAGATTCGCTTCGTGCTGCGCAATGTCGGTAAGGAGGACCATGAATTCCTGCTCGCCACCACAAAGGAGAATCTCGCGCATGCGGTGGAGATGAAGAAGCACCCGCACATGGAGCATGACGATCCCAACGGGGTCAGGCTCGCGCCGAGCAAGACAGCCGAGATCCTCTGGAAGTTCAGCAAGGCCGGCACGTTCGAATTTTCCTGCCTGATTCCCGACCACCGCGACTACGGCATGGTCGGCCACGTCACCGTGAAGTAACGCAAGGGAGGCTCCCATGAACCGCATCATCCGTATCGCCGCCGCGCTGGCGCTGGCCGTCGGCCTTGCCACAGGTGCCCTGGCAGCCCAGGGCGCCGCGATCAGCGGCGAGGTCAAGAAGATCGACGAGGGCGCCGGCAAGATCACGCTCAAGCACGGGCCCGCGAAGAACCTCGGCATGGATGAACCCATGACCATGATCTACCGCGTCAAGGACCCGGCCGTGCTCAAGCAGGTGAAGGTCGGCGACAAGGTGACTTTCGAAGCCGAAGAGGCGACTTCGGGCTATACGGTGACCCGGATGGAGAAGGCGAAGTAGGGCCACTTCCTCCGTCCGCCGATATCGGCCCCAGACGCTTCCACAAATCATGGCCGGGCTCGTCCCGGCCATCCACGCCTTCGGCGGGACAAGCCGGGCATGACGAGTGCTTGCCTGCCAGATGGCCGAAATACCCCGGTCAGCCCCCATGCCGCACCCTTTATTAACCCTTTGCTAACCATACACCCGGCAAGAATTGCCCAGTGGAGTCGAGTGTCGTCAGCCGCGTAGAACGGGAGCTCCCGTGGACGCCAGTGCGGTGCCTCACTTTCGGAACGGCGGCCCCTCGGCCGCCGCGCAGACATTTGGGGCGCGCGGACGGCAGTCGCGCGGAGGGGCAGCTACCATGGTCGACGTCACCGCAGGACAGGGCGTAGGCAGCACGAACGCCGGTTTCCCGACCCTTGCCGAAGTCGGCAACATCCTCAAGCGCGGCGATATCGCGCTCGCGCTCGGCGTTCTCACCATCCTGGTGGTGCTGATCCTTCCGCTGCCTGCGATAGTGCTGGACCTGTTCCTGGCGATTTCGATCACACTCTCGATCCTGATCCTGATGACGTCGCTGTTCATCCAGGCGCCGCTGGAATTCTCCGCTTTTCCGACCGTTCTGCTGATCTCGACCATGCTGCGGCTGTCGCTCAACATGGCCTCGACCCGCCTGATCCTGTCGCACGGGCACGAGGGCACGGATGCCGCCGGTCATGTCATCGAAGCCTTCGGCAGCTTCGTGATGGGCGGCAATTTCGTCATCGGTATCATCGTCTTCGCCATCCTGATCATCGTCAACTTCGTCGTCATCACCAAGGGTTCGGGCCGTATCGCCGAAGTCGCGGCACGCTTCCACCTCGACGCCATGCCCGGCAAGCAGATGGCGATCGACGCCGACCTCTCCGCCGGCCTGATCGACGAGACGGTCGCCAAGCAGCGGCGGAAGGATCTGGAGGACGAGAGCGGCTTCTTCGGCGCCATGGACGGTGCCTCCAAATTCGTCCGCGGCGATGCCATCGCCGGCCTCCTGATCGTCTTCATCAACGTCGTCGGCGGCATGATCATCGGCGTGGCGCAGCAGGGTCTGTCCTTTGCCGATGCCGGCCGCAGCTACACGCTGCTGACCGTCGGTGACGGCCTCGTCACCCAGGTGCCGGCGCTGATCGTTTCGACCGCGGCCGGCCTGCTCGTCTCCAAGGCCGGCGTGTCCGGCGCCGCCGACAAGGCGTTGATGAAGCAGTTCTCCGGATATCCGCAGGCGCTCGCAATGTCCGCGGCGGTCATGCTGGTGCTGGCGGCCCTGCCGGGCATCCCGACCCTTCCCTTCCTGGCGCTCGGCTCCGGCGCCGGTGCGCTCGCCTGGCACGCCCGCAACCGCAACCGGGCGACTGCCAGGGCTGAGGAAGTCGCGAAGACCGCACCTGCGCCGGGAACGCCGGGCGCAGCCGGCTCCGCTGCGGCGGAGGAGCCGATCTCCGCGGCGTTGAAGATCGACGATCTCAAGATCGAGCTCGGCTATGCCCTGCTGCCGCTGGTCAATGGCCCCGACGGCACCGACCGCCTCACCGAGCAGATCAAGGCGCTTCGCCGCTCGCTCGCGATCGAGATGGGTTTTGTGATGCCCGCCGTGCGCATCCTCGACAACGTCCAGCTCGAAGCCAACACCTACATCATCAAGATCAAGGAGGTCGACGCCGGCACCGGCAAGATCTGGCCGAACCAGTTCATGGTCATGGACCCCGGCGGCAGCCAGGTGCAGGTGCCCGGCATCCACACCACCGAGCCGACCTTCGGCCTGCCCGCAACCTGGGTCGATGCCAGCCTCAAGGAGGAGGCCTCGCTCAAGGGCTATACCGTCGTCGACGCCGCGACCGTGCTCTCGACCCACCTCACCGAGCTGCTCAAGGCCAACATGTCGGACCTGCTCTCCTATGGCGAGGTGCAGAAGCTGCTCAAGGAGCTGCCGAAGGAGCAGGGCGAGCTGGTCAAGGACATCGTGCCCGGACAGGTCACCGTCTCCGGCATCCAGCGCGTGCTGCAGCTGCTGCTCGCCGAGCGCATCTCGATCCGCGACCTCTCGACCATCCTCGAAGGCATCGCCGACTCGCTCGCCTTCTCGCGCAATCCGGCCACCATGGTCGAGCACGTCCGCGCCCGCCTGGCGCGGCAGATCTGTGCGCAGAACACCTCTTACAGCGGCTACCTGCCGCTGATCGCGCTGTCGGCCCGTTGGGAACAAGCCTTCGCCGAATCCATTATCGGCCAAGGCGAGGAGCGCAGCCTCGCGATGCAGCCCTCGAAGCTGTCGGAGTTCATGACCGGCGTGCGCGACGCCTTCGAGCGCGCGGCGCGTGAAGGCGAGGCCCCGGTGCTGGTCACCTCTGCGGCAATTCGTCCCTTCGTGCGTTCCCTGGTCGAGCGGTTCCGGGCCCAGACGACCGTGCTGTCGCAGGCTGAAATCCACCCCAGGGCGAGGTTGAAAACGGTCGGAAGCATCTGATTTGCCTTAAGAAGCCGTGTGTTTTTTGGCCACAGGCAAATGGTTTTTCAGGTTTATGCGCCTTGCCGATCGACGGCGGGCAAGGCGCTTGGCAGACACATTACACCTTTGAAATAATTGCTAAATTGCACGATCAAGGGTCGTTTCTGATCGCGGCTTCTCACGTCCTGTCACGCCCTTGTGATCGCCTCTTGGGAACGAATCCCCCCAATACTAGGTTGTTGGGCACCGGAAGCATGAACCTGCCCAAGCACGCAGGCGACTACTTCGGGTAGATGGCGGCAGGAGCCTTCCATGAACCACTCGATTTACAGCGCAGATCGCTCAACCCACCTCAAGATCGTGGTTGTCGCGCTCGTTGCCGGCATCACGGTGGCGGGTCTCGGGATCACCGCGCGTACGAGTTCAGATGAAGGCCTGACCCAGACCGCTCGCGTCATGAAGGCGGGCAAGCCGATCGCTATCACCAGCTCGAACGTTTCCCTCGTTCGCTAAGGAGATTTGAGTTTCAGGAATTCACGCGGCTCTTTATCAGCCCCCCAAAGTCGCCACGTGGATATGTAGACGACCCCAACCCCAAGTCGACTACAGAAAGCGCCCGCCCCCCACGGGCGCTTTCTCATGTCTGGGGTATGTCGTCACCGTGAGCGCACGCGCGTCCAGCTCCGTCATTGCGAGGAGCTCTTGCGACGAAGCAATCCAGAATCCCTCCGCAGAGACATTCTGGATTGCTTCGTTACGCTCGCAATGACGATGGAAAACGTACCGCCGTCATCCCGCAACGGCACGGATACTACCGCGCCCCATACGTCGGCGGCGGCGCCTGCACGGTTGGGACTGCCGCAGCGAATAGCTCGTCCTTGCTGCCCGACAACGGCGGATAGATGCGCTTGCGGTTGATCGTCTGCTTGGTTGCCTTCGCGGCCGCGCCGGTGGCGCGGACTTCGCGGTCCCACCCTTCCGTGTAGAGCGCGCCCCAGCCGCCGAGATCGAGCACGGTCACGTACCAGTCGATCCGCAGCGGCAGCATCGGCAGGCCCGCGAGATCGGCGACCACATTGTGGCCGGCGAAGCGGCCCATGGGACGCGCGAACTGGCAGGACATCACGGTTGGATGCAAGCCGTCGACCACGCTCGAGGCGACGTCGCCGGCCGCGAACACGCCGCCGACATCCGCGACCCGCATCATGGGATCGACCAGAAGCCGCCCAAGGCGATCGCGTGCGTCCGGGAAGCTCGCCGCCAAGGGGCTCGCGCGCATCCCGGCACACCAGATCACCGTCCGTGTCGGAATGAACTCGCCCGAGCTCAGGCGCAGGCCGGCGGCCTCGACGGAGACGACGCGGACGCCAAGCCGTGTCTCGACGTCGAGCGCGGCCAACGCCGTATCAATGACGGGACGTGCATGTGCGCCGATCGTGGCGCCCACCACCGGATTGGGATCGACCAGGATGATGCGGCGGCTGCCGGTAATGCCGGCGCGCGCCAGCCTGTCGGGCATCTCGGCCGCGACCTCGATACCGGTGAAGCCGGCGCCGACCACGACGATCGTCGAGCGCCCCGGCGAAGGCGCGCTGCGTCCGAGCGAATTGAGATGATCCTCGAGGCGGAGCGCTGCTGCATAAGTGTCGACATCGAAAGCATGCTCGGCAAGGCCGGGAATGTCCGGACGCATCACTTCGCTGCCGAGCGCCAGCACCAGCCGGTCATAAGCCAGCGTCTCGTCGCCGCCATCCGTCACCAGCGAAATCTCGCGCCGTACCGGATCGATGGCTTCGACCTCGCCGATCCCGTGACTGACGCCGATCGGATCGAGCAGCTGCGGCAGCGGAAGCGCGACCTCGCTGAGGTCGGCCTCGTAATTGCGGACGCGGATGTTGTGATAGGGATTGCGATCGATGACACGAATCTCGATGTCACCGCCGGCCGCGCCGATCTCCTCGCGCTTGCGTGCGGCACCGATGGCCGCCCACAGACCTGCAAACCCGGCGCCGAGCACGACGATACGCGCCATGTCCGTTGACTGCATTTTCCAAGAGAGCGACGACGAAGCGACGAACGATCAGGCGGTCTGACCGCGCAGACAGATATAACTCATCCAGCCCGGCGGACCAACTGCGGTGGCACCGGCGCGCCGCACAAATTCTCGGCGCGGCTCAGGCCTCGCGCAGTTCCGACGGCGTCGCGGCAAAGCGCTTGCGGAAGGCGCGGTTGAAATAGGACAGATCGGAGAAGCCTGACGAATGCGCGATGTCGCTGATCTTGCGGGTCCTGGCGCGGGGATCACTGAGCAGCTTGCGCGCCTGCAGCAGGCGCTGTTCCAGCACGAACTCGGTGAAGGTCGTTCCTGCCTGCTCGAACAGACGCTGTGCCTGGCGCGGGCTCAAGCCGGAGCGCGTGGCAATCTCGGACAGGCAGAGATCGTTGCGGCCAAGCGCAGCCATCACGTCGGCGCGCATGAGATCGAGACGGGCCGCCGCATGACCTCGCCCGCGCGCGAGACTTGCATGTTCGGCGTCGGTGCCGAGCAGGAGGCCGACGAGATCGACCATGTGCTGCGCGGTGAGGCGCTGGCCGACGGCGTCGAGATGCGGCGCATGATGGGCGGCAAGGGAGTGGTAGCGCAAGATCGTCTCGGCGAGCGCGCCGTCCGAGAGCAGTTGCGACAGCTTGTCCTCGGCGCGCGGATTGATCTCGAGCAGCGCGCGGCGCGGCATGCGGATGGTGGTGAAGCGATCTTCCTCGGTGTGGCCGACGGTGCCGGTGATGCCCATGTCGACGAGCACCATTTGCGCGGGCGCAAGCTCCACGGCATGGCCGTTCTGCCCGACGCGGACGAGGCCCGCATGCGCGGCGATCAGGACGAGATCGTGGCTGCCGTCGGCAAGATGGCTCTGGGTGCGTGAATATTGCGCGGAGGCGCCTTCGGGAATGGCGAGCGCGATATTGTCGACCACGCTGACCTGGAGCCGGCAATCGATGCTATCGCCTCGGCTCGGCCCGATATCGAGGCCGCAGGCCCCGAAAGTCCGCTCGCGCCAATGCTCGAAGGCCGGGCCGTGTGGCAGCCCCGCATATTGGTGAATGAAGATGCCCGACGTTTTCGCTGCATCCATCTGATTTCTCGCCCCTCTCCGGCACCATGATTGGGGGGCGCCGACTGCAAATTCCGGGCATTTGACGCCGCGAAGCGCGGAGAGGTTCAAATCGAGGGCGGATTCGGCGGAATTTGTCGGAAGACGACGGCGGGACGGACCGTGGCGACAGAACCGATCAGGCATTGCCACCACGATGTTGAAGCGTCCAATGCCCCCGGTGTCGTCCTCGACAAGCGAGCAGAGCGAGCGCCGATCCAGGACCCATTACCTCGGGGATTGAGTGGTTGCTCACCCGTGTTGCCAGCGCTCACTCTTGCAACAAGCTCTTGGGGCAATGGGTCCTGGCTTTCGCCAGGACGACAATGGAAACCTACTTCTTCGCGGGCGCCTGCGGCTGTGACGATGGCACGGTTTCGATCAGCTTGCCGGAAAACACCGGCGCCGAGGTCGGCTGGCCGTTGGGCGAACCGCCCGCCTGCTCGAGCGTGACGGCGTAGGTCGCGCCGTTGACAACGTCGGCATCGTACGAGCCGAGCACCGGTCGTGCGGTGAAATCGCCGGCGCCGATCACGCCGAGCGAACGCGGACGCGGCAGCTTGTCGGAGATCAGCCAGAGCTCGAAACTCTTGCCGGGCTCCGGTGTCGCGCCCACTTTACGCACCGTAAAGTTCTTGGTCGCGCCGTCGATGGTGAGGATGAAGGCGGGACCTCCGCCCTGGCCCTGCAACAGGGCGACATATTGCGACGACGCCGGGAGCGGCGCCGGTGTCTTCACCTCGACGGTCTGGATGCGCGGTACCGGTCGCAAGCCGCCCGGCAGCGCGTCGGGCAGGAAGATCTGAAGCGACAGCGTCACGAGCAGCGCGGCCGCGAGCGCGCCGACGGCGGATGCGATGGTGCGCCAGCGCTTCACGCGGCCCTCGAGCCGGATCACGTTGCTGTTGTCGGCAACCGGCGGCGGTGGCGCACGCGCGACCTCCGGGTCCGGCGCGTGGACCTGCGGCATGAATAGCGGCACGACGTCGGGAATCGCATCGGTCTCAAGTCGCGCCGGGGCAGGCTGCTCCGCTTCGGGAGGCGGCGGCGGTTGCTGCATATTCTCCGACGGCACCTGCGGAGGCACGGTGTCGGGCGAGGAATATTCCGGCACAGGTGGCGGCGGCGCTGCGTCCGGCAGTGCTGGCGGATCCTGCGCAAAGCCTGTCCGCGCGAGCTCGGACCTGATGTTCTCCCACACGATCGGCCGCGGCTCGATCGAGCCGACCATCTGGTTGAGGACGCCGAGCCGGAATGCCCACGCCTGCACGACATCGGCGAACGCCTTGTCCACCGCCATCATGGTCTCGACCTGCGCGCGCTCGCCGGCGTCGAGCGTGCCGAGCGCATATTCCGCGGCGAGCGCGATATGGTCCTCCGTATAGGCCATCACTTGCGGTCCAGACCCACCCTCACCGTATGAGCTCCCGTAGCCCGAATCTCATAGCCCGAGACATTCGCGAATATCCATCATGCTGCGCCGAAGCCACGTCTTCACCGTGTTGACGGGCGCCGCGAATTTCTCCGCCAATTGCTCGCGGCTCCAGCCGTTGTAATAGGCGAGAAGCACGAGCCTCTGACGGTCCGGCTCGAGCCGGCCGATACATTCCAGCAGCCGCTTCAATTCCTCGGTCATCTCCCTCCGCGCCAGCGGATCGGGGCTGTCGCTTGCGACTTCCATCGCCTGGGGCTCTTCCTCGATGGAGACTTCCGTCTTCTTGCGCACGATGTCGATGGCGCGGTTGCGCGCGATCGACGCCATCCATGTGATCGGCGACGCGAGAGCGGGATTGAACTGGCCGGCGCTGTTCCAGATCTTGACGTAGGTCTCCTGAATGACCTCCTCTGCGAGATCCTGTCGGCGCAAGATACGGAGCACGACGCCATAGAGTTTCGCGCGCGTGGCGACGTAGAGGCGCTCGAACGCGGCCTGATCGCCCTGCGCCATCGCCCCAATCAGCCCGACCAGCTCTGCTGGCGTCAGCATTCAGCCCCCCAATGCGCGGCCCGTCGCATTCCGCGCAGGCGCTGGCATTCCGCCACCATAGCGCGCGACAAAGCCGACCACCAAGGGGGCGCGGCGCCACACTGTGGACAGGGCATGCGAAAACCCGGACCTTGGGGTCCGGGTTCTGCAAATTCTCGCAGGTCTGGCGGCTAGCGTC from Bradyrhizobium lupini harbors:
- a CDS encoding copper oxidase → MFSRRGFLGSAALAGASVVSGRAQAASIPEAPHMDKVVMQPPLHPVSGPDYRPVVTLNGWSLPFRMNGDWKEFHLVAEPVVREFAEGMKVNLWGYNGQSPGPTIEAVEGDKVRIFVTNRLPEYTTVHWHGMIIPSGMDGVGGLTQPHIQPGKTFVYEFEMRKSGTFMYHPHSDEMVQMAMGMMGMVVVHPRDPSFRAVDRDFVFVMSTYRVDPGTYLPKVNEMTDFNMWTWNARVFPGIDPLPVRLGDKVRVRIGNLSMTNHPIHLHGHSFAVTCTDGGWIPESAQYPETTTDVPVGAVRVFDVLADNPGDWAFHCHKSHHTMNAMGHDMRNMIGVSRKDLAKAVGKLAPDGMAMGSTGMAMGNMEMPAPDNTLPMMTGTGQFGPIEMGGMFTVMKIREGLARDDYRDPGPYQFPQGTVAYEVTPPAPEPVRQQPGGPPMKNMKM
- a CDS encoding plastocyanin/azurin family copper-binding protein, which codes for MKTTIKLGLALAALSTAPALAHDQHGHGTFSAGEPGDPKKPARTIEILLNEMDYAPARIEVKRGEQIRFVLRNVGKEDHEFLLATTKENLAHAVEMKKHPHMEHDDPNGVRLAPSKTAEILWKFSKAGTFEFSCLIPDHRDYGMVGHVTVK
- a CDS encoding copper-binding protein; this translates as MNRIIRIAAALALAVGLATGALAAQGAAISGEVKKIDEGAGKITLKHGPAKNLGMDEPMTMIYRVKDPAVLKQVKVGDKVTFEAEEATSGYTVTRMEKAK
- the flhA gene encoding flagellar biosynthesis protein FlhA; translation: MVDVTAGQGVGSTNAGFPTLAEVGNILKRGDIALALGVLTILVVLILPLPAIVLDLFLAISITLSILILMTSLFIQAPLEFSAFPTVLLISTMLRLSLNMASTRLILSHGHEGTDAAGHVIEAFGSFVMGGNFVIGIIVFAILIIVNFVVITKGSGRIAEVAARFHLDAMPGKQMAIDADLSAGLIDETVAKQRRKDLEDESGFFGAMDGASKFVRGDAIAGLLIVFINVVGGMIIGVAQQGLSFADAGRSYTLLTVGDGLVTQVPALIVSTAAGLLVSKAGVSGAADKALMKQFSGYPQALAMSAAVMLVLAALPGIPTLPFLALGSGAGALAWHARNRNRATARAEEVAKTAPAPGTPGAAGSAAAEEPISAALKIDDLKIELGYALLPLVNGPDGTDRLTEQIKALRRSLAIEMGFVMPAVRILDNVQLEANTYIIKIKEVDAGTGKIWPNQFMVMDPGGSQVQVPGIHTTEPTFGLPATWVDASLKEEASLKGYTVVDAATVLSTHLTELLKANMSDLLSYGEVQKLLKELPKEQGELVKDIVPGQVTVSGIQRVLQLLLAERISIRDLSTILEGIADSLAFSRNPATMVEHVRARLARQICAQNTSYSGYLPLIALSARWEQAFAESIIGQGEERSLAMQPSKLSEFMTGVRDAFERAAREGEAPVLVTSAAIRPFVRSLVERFRAQTTVLSQAEIHPRARLKTVGSI
- a CDS encoding NAD(P)/FAD-dependent oxidoreductase; its protein translation is MARIVVLGAGFAGLWAAIGAARKREEIGAAGGDIEIRVIDRNPYHNIRVRNYEADLSEVALPLPQLLDPIGVSHGIGEVEAIDPVRREISLVTDGGDETLAYDRLVLALGSEVMRPDIPGLAEHAFDVDTYAAALRLEDHLNSLGRSAPSPGRSTIVVVGAGFTGIEVAAEMPDRLARAGITGSRRIILVDPNPVVGATIGAHARPVIDTALAALDVETRLGVRVVSVEAAGLRLSSGEFIPTRTVIWCAGMRASPLAASFPDARDRLGRLLVDPMMRVADVGGVFAAGDVASSVVDGLHPTVMSCQFARPMGRFAGHNVVADLAGLPMLPLRIDWYVTVLDLGGWGALYTEGWDREVRATGAAAKATKQTINRKRIYPPLSGSKDELFAAAVPTVQAPPPTYGAR
- a CDS encoding AraC family transcriptional regulator; the encoded protein is MDAAKTSGIFIHQYAGLPHGPAFEHWRERTFGACGLDIGPSRGDSIDCRLQVSVVDNIALAIPEGASAQYSRTQSHLADGSHDLVLIAAHAGLVRVGQNGHAVELAPAQMVLVDMGITGTVGHTEEDRFTTIRMPRRALLEINPRAEDKLSQLLSDGALAETILRYHSLAAHHAPHLDAVGQRLTAQHMVDLVGLLLGTDAEHASLARGRGHAAARLDLMRADVMAALGRNDLCLSEIATRSGLSPRQAQRLFEQAGTTFTEFVLEQRLLQARKLLSDPRARTRKISDIAHSSGFSDLSYFNRAFRKRFAATPSELREA
- a CDS encoding anti-sigma factor codes for the protein MAYTEDHIALAAEYALGTLDAGERAQVETMMAVDKAFADVVQAWAFRLGVLNQMVGSIEPRPIVWENIRSELARTGFAQDPPALPDAAPPPPVPEYSSPDTVPPQVPSENMQQPPPPPEAEQPAPARLETDAIPDVVPLFMPQVHAPDPEVARAPPPPVADNSNVIRLEGRVKRWRTIASAVGALAAALLVTLSLQIFLPDALPGGLRPVPRIQTVEVKTPAPLPASSQYVALLQGQGGGPAFILTIDGATKNFTVRKVGATPEPGKSFELWLISDKLPRPRSLGVIGAGDFTARPVLGSYDADVVNGATYAVTLEQAGGSPNGQPTSAPVFSGKLIETVPSSQPQAPAKK
- a CDS encoding sigma-70 family RNA polymerase sigma factor encodes the protein MLTPAELVGLIGAMAQGDQAAFERLYVATRAKLYGVVLRILRRQDLAEEVIQETYVKIWNSAGQFNPALASPITWMASIARNRAIDIVRKKTEVSIEEEPQAMEVASDSPDPLARREMTEELKRLLECIGRLEPDRQRLVLLAYYNGWSREQLAEKFAAPVNTVKTWLRRSMMDIRECLGL